A genomic region of Colletotrichum destructivum chromosome 1, complete sequence contains the following coding sequences:
- a CDS encoding Putative cdc37 domain-containing protein, translating into MPVDYSKWDALELSDDSDVEVHPNVDKRSFIRAKQNQIHQERLQRKHQIETLKYERIINDGLMKRISKLLDALKSHASEAETRNPGEVAFQAVMESAGRPEDDQPPPRPEGIHADSEPLPSFSKMMAVLLDQVNKELDEKKPENRYQGMLEGVEGHLTKVQNLQKELLAKLAELEKEEGRKITSEGIHTGFDSSHVSKSKDTEKKEEERKPELLNPNFDMTQSLPAKSTTSYDDDEEIEASPAAKTFAQIKPNDYASSLSYLSKNPQILTERETDGLLVLAFDAALEGKDDYCRQCVHQALLLQYCRALGKDGVSMFFKRITTRGHQAQEVFFKDVQDTYGKIRNRAREIVKERANEPEGVEQIQLHAVEPGTEIKITIPPKDSDDAAVKQGREIFEGFSPEFQKALESGSLDKVNEVLGKMKVDEAEDIVGKLGDAGILSLEEQIIDATTEEGQKALKDMEAAQAGSESGFAPDPE; encoded by the exons ATGCCCGTCGACTACAGCAAATGG GACGCGCTGGAGCTCAgcgacgactcggacgtCGAAGTCCACCCCAACGTCGATAAGCGGTCCTTCATCCGAGCGAAGCAGAACCAGATCCACCAGGAGCGACTCCAGCGCAAGCACCAGATCGAGACGCTCAAGTACGAGCGTATCATCAACGATGGCCTGATGAAGCGCATATCcaagctgctcgacgccctcaagTCCCACgcctccgaggccgagacccGCAACCCCGGCGAGGTCGCCTTCCAGGCCGTCATGGAGTCCGCCGGAAGGCCCGAGGATGACCAACCGCCCCCGCGCCCCGAGGGTATCCACGCCGATTCGGAACCGCTGCCGAGCTTCTCCAAGATGATGGCAGTGCTGCTAGACCAGGTGAAcaaggagctggacgagaagaagcccgagaacCGCTACCAGGGCatgctcgagggcgtcgagggacACCTTACTAAGGTCCAGAACCTGCAGAAGGAGCTGCTggcgaagctggccgagctggagaaggaggagggtcGCAAGATCACAAGCGAGGGCATCCACACGGGCTTCGACAGCTCGCACGTCAGCAAGTCCAAGGacacggagaagaaggaggaggagcgcaagCCGGAGCTCTTGAACCCCAACTTTGACATGACGCAGTCGCTGCCGGCcaagtcgacgacgtcgtatgacgatgacgaggagatCGAGGCGTCCCCGGCGGCCAAGACATTTGCCCAGATCAAGCCCAACGACTACGCGTCCAGCCTGTCGTACCTGTCCAAGAACCCGCAGATCCTGACGGAGCGGGAGACGGACGGACTCCTCGTGCTCGCgttcgacgccgccctcgagggcaaggacgACTACTGCCGACAGTGCGTGCACCAGGCGCTACTGCTGCAGTACTGCCGGGCGCTCGGTAAGGACGGCGTCAGCATGTTTTTCAAGCGCATCACGACGCGGGGACACCAGGCGCAGGAGGTGTTCTTCAAGGACGTCCAGGACACGTACGGCAAGATCAGGAACCGGGCGCGGGAGATTGTCAAGGAGCGGGCCAACGAGCCCGAGGGGGTCGAGCAGATCCAGCTGCACGCGGTGGAGCCCGGCACTGAGATCAAGATCACGATTCCGCCCAAGGACAGCGATGACGCGGCCGTCAAACAGGGACGGGAGATCTTTGAGGGCTTTAGCCCGGAGTTCCAGAAGGCCCTGGAGAGCGGCAGCTTGGACAAAGTCAACGAGGTGCTTGGTAAGATGAaggtggacgaggccgaggacatTGTCGGCAAGCTGGGCGAC GCCGGCATCCTGAGCCTGGAGGAGCAGATCATCGACGCCACAACGGAGGAGGGCCAGAAGGCGCTCAAAGACATGGAGGCGGCACAGGCCGGATCGGAGTCTGGGTTCGCGCCGGACCCTGAGTAA
- a CDS encoding Putative calcineurin-like phosphoesterase domain, ApaH type, metallo-dependent phosphatase, whose translation MAKGGSSSGSVQFMSDLHLEATGNYVTFDFPVTAPYLLLSGDVGSLADYKEYLSFIRRQTERYAAVLLVLGNHEFHGLDHNTTLARAKELEAEPSLGGRLHVLHRRRFDIPGTNTTIIGCTLWTMVPEEAKEAVVGRVKDFQHIEGWGVETHNRAHVADVKWLKGQLREMPKERRVIVATHHAPSLEGTSEPQHRGSPWSSAFATGIMEDGEDWSRVGCWVFGHTHYSTDVVVEGVRIVSNQRGYVGPGRVIKEGFEPGRLIEL comes from the coding sequence ATGGCCAAGGGGGGGTCATCTTCTGGCAGTGTCCAGTTCATGTCAGATCTGCACCTGGAAGCCACCGGCAACTACGTAACGTTTGACTTCCCTGTCACAGCACCCTATTTGCTACTGTCTGGAGATGTTGGGAGCCTGGCCGACTACAAGGAATACCTGAGCTTCATCCGGCGTCAGACAGAACGTTACGCTGCCGTTTTGCTCGTCCTAGGGAACCACGAGTTCCACGGTCTCGACCACAACACCACACTTGCCAgggccaaggagctcgaggccgaacCGTCACTCGGGGGCAGACTTCACGTTCTACACCGGCGCCGGTTCGATATCCCTGGTACAAACACGACCATTATCGGGTGCACGCTGTGGACCATGGTCCCGGAGGAAGCGAAGGAGGCAGTTGTGGGGAGAGTCAAAGATTTTCAGCATATCGAGGGCTGGGGCGTCGAAACACACAACAGAGCTCACGTCGCAGATGTGAAGTGGTTGAAAGGCCAGCTGAGAGAGATGCCCAAGGAGAGAAGGGTGATTGTTGCGACGCACCACGCGCCATCTTTAGAGGGGACATCGGAGCCTCAGCACAGAGGCAGCCCGTGGTCTTCGGCTTTCGCGACGGGGATCATGGAGGACGGGGAAGACTGGAGTCGCGTAGGATGCTGGGTGTTTGGACATACGCATTACTCGACGGACGTTGTAGTGGAGGGAGTTAGGATTGTGAGCAACCAGAGGGGATATGTTGGGCCTGGGAGAGTTATCAAAGAGGGGTTTGAACCTGGTAGGCTCATCGAGTTGTGA
- a CDS encoding Putative TATA-binding protein-associated factor Mot1: MASRLDRLVTILETGSTRLIRDTAVNQLADWQKQHPDELFNLLSRVVPYLRHKDWETRSTSAKAIGKIIENAPLYDPNEDEDVAPVKKDEPEENGHVKKEEEKEATSFSSDELLKLETLNVEHIVKYGRQLLRGGNIEYALASLDPPARLAHQKKTLNGRLGLLGRVFEDAEMPVLVEKDPSPHTPQDSTNGHNGSKESATPHGQNQPAEETGLSSRQLNVLKRKRKRELQKAAQGKGGFGDLTVRRTTTAGSEGFDETPMPDADSKQKNGKVNDYFNLDRPTDVDEESKVVSEFKGQVIPIKSEIEVDETMEGAEWPYDRLCDFLKVDLFDPSWETRHGAAMGIREVIRVHGGGAGRIRSKTRAENDRLNQAWLDDLACRLCCVLMLDRFTDYSSDTSVAPIRETIGQSLGSVLRHIPAESVHGIYRILYGMVMQDDLHLEMLQWSVCHGGMVGLRYVVAVRKDLLLEDNEMIDGVIRLVMKGLEEHDDDVRSVSAATLLPMAKEFVTLRPGSIDGLINIMWGSLADLGDDLSASTGKIMDLLATLCSYPEVLQAMETSAAQDEERSFTLLVPRLYPFLRHTITSVRLAVLKALMTFANLGAENSRGWLNGRILRLIFQNILVERDRETLAMSLDVWAALVRSLSKTPEVLADEFAAHVEPLMVLTLHPIGVSRHPLPMPAHLFQKPSGGTYAPATATPARKASSPEGPERATKRRRKSAKTDDAPVTSHTHDVDGHMIQGDVDLVGMDTLIRSRVSAAKAMGLLMSFIPSSNLSEYDQLLFAGLSDRASSTQLTACMVIDEYAKNGPATEGAQRFAAPLQKIIETERPGHYSDLVSYMHRVRSQCQQLLNMFRDHGKVSSGRLPTLAVLVQGDEQAGPGAFSIAVADKVVGEDFDKLKKVMSPGQRLVASQMLGEAREVTVSAISDAKAAKDSRDVRIKAGAACALVAIKALPKKPSPLIKGIMDSIKMEENQELQIRASATIARLVQLFNEMGRRGPADKVVSNLIKFSCVEVAETPEFPVHASKTDCVLSMQKEEDRVDHADAAKWAKEAKAARITRRGAKEALEILAQTYGADLLTAVPTIRVFMEDPLVKAFSGPLPAEAKDPESTFGQEIVDALSLIRTLMPTLDKAIHPFIMEKVPLIIKALHSELSVFRYMAAKCIATICSVITVEGMTALVENVLPSISNPVDLNFRQGAIEAIYHLIAVMGDSILPYVIFLIVPVLGRMSDSDNEIRLIATTSFATLVKLVPLEAGIPDPPGLSEELLKGRDRERTFISQLLDPKKVESFQIPVAIKAELRSYQQEGVNWLHFLNKYHLHGILCDDMGLGKTLQTICMVASDHHQRAEEFEKTGAPDVRRLPSLVVCPPTLSGHWQQEIKTYAPFLSVTAYVGPPAERKSMKDSLDKTDIVVTSYDVCRNDADVLAKYNWNYVILDEGHLIKNPKAKITIAVKKLASNHRLILTGTPIQNNVLELWSLFDFLMPGFLGAEKVFLDRFAKPIAASRFSKASSKEQEAGALAIEALHKQVLPFLLRRLKEEVLDDLPPKILQNYYCDLSDLQKKLFDDFTRKQGKKLQEEAGREDKDAKSHIFQALQYMRKLCNSPAMVMKPGHGMYDETQRILSKQGTSLEDPVHAPKLTALRDLLVDCGIGVEEAESNDPLYQPIKPHRALVFCQMKEMLDMVQNTVLKSMLPGVTYLRLDGGVEANKRQDIVNKFNSDPSYDVLLLTTSVGGLGLNLTGADTVIFVEHDWNPQKDMQAMDRAHRIGQKKVVNVYRLVTRGTLEEKILSLQRFKIDVASTVVNQQNAGLATMDTDQILDLFNLGDTGPSLISDKPQNAMEGREEDMVDIETGDVVTSKQPGKKAWLDDLGDLWDNRQYEESFDLDGFLKTMQ, translated from the exons ATGGCGTCGAG ACTTGACAGATTGGTCAC GATTCTCGAAACGGGCAGTACCCGTCTCATTCGTGACACCGCAGTCAACCAACTTGCCGACTGGCAAAAACAGCATCCCGACGAACTCTTCAACCTTCTTTCCAGAGTCGTCCCTTATCTTCGGCACAAAGACTGGGAGACACGTTCTACGTCGGCCAAAGCGATAGGGAAAATCATCGAGAATGCGCCGTTATACGACCCGaatgaggacgaggacgttGCGCCAGTCAAGAAGGACGAGCCAGAGGAGAACGGCCACgtgaagaaggaagaagaaaaggaggcgACGTCCTTCTCTTCAGACGAGCTTCTCAAGCTGGAGACGCTGAATGTAGAGCACATTGTCAAGTATGGCCGGCAGCTTCTGAGGGGCGGCAATATCGAGTATGCTTTGGCCTCATTAGACCCTCCTGCACGCCTTGCCCACCAGAAGAAGACACTCAATGGACGACTCGGTCTTCTCGGCAGGGTGTTTGAGGACGCCGAGAtgcccgtcctcgtcgagaaggatCCCAGCCCGCACACTCCCCAGGACTCGACAAATGGTCACAACGGAAGCAAAGAGAGCGCCACTCCTCATGGCCAAAACCAGCCAGCAGAGGAGACGGGCTTGAGCTCAAGACAACTGAATGTTCTCAAGCGGAAACGGAAGAGAGAGTTGCAAAAGGCGGCGCAGGGAAAGGGTGGATTCGGAGATCTTACCGTGAGAAGAACCACAACGGCAGGCTCCGAAGGATTTGACGAGACGCCGATGCCGGATGCAGACTCGAAGCAGAAGAACGGAAAAGTGAACGACTACTTCAACCTGGATAGGCCGACAGATGTCGACGAAGAGTCCAAGGTTGTCAGCGAATTCAAGGGACAGGTGATACCGATCAAATCCGAAATCGAGGTGGACGAAACCATGGAGGGCGCCGAATGGCCGTACGACCGACTCTGCGATTTCCTCAAGgtcgacctcttcgaccCCTCCTGGGAGACTCGGCATGGAGCTGCGATGGGCATTCGCGAGGTTATCCGTGTCCACGGAGGTGGGGCTGGAAGAATACGCTCCAAGACCAGGGCGGAAAACGATCGGTTGAATCAAGCCTGGCTAGACGACCTGGCCTGCCGACTCTGCTGCGTCCTGATGCTGGACCGATTTACCGATTACAGTTCTGACACGTCCGTCGCCCCGATTCGTGAAACTATCGGCCAATCTCTCGGTTCGGTGCTGCGACACATCCCTGCCGAATCCGTCCACGGCATTTACAGGATTCTTTATGGCATGGTTATGCAGGATGATCTGCACCTCGAGATGCTTCAGTGGTCGGTCTGTCACGGCGGCATGGTCGGTCTCAGATATGTCGTTGCCGTACGGAAGGACCTGCTCCTTGAGGACAACGAGATGATCGACGGGGTTATTCGCCTAGTCATGAAGGGGCTGGAAgaacacgacgacgacgtcagGTCAGTGAGTGCCGCGACACTGCTGCCCATGGCGAAGGAGTTCGTTACCTTGCGACCCGGATCCATCGATGGCCTTATCAATATCATGTGGGGAAGTCTTGCCGATCTGGGAGATGACCTGAGCGCCAGTACCGGCAAGATCATGGACCTCCTTGCAACGCTCTGCAGCTATCCCGAGGTTCTTCAGGCCATGGAAACCTCCGCTGCGCAAGACGAAGAGCGCTCTTTCACCTTGCTGGTACCGCGTCTTTATCCCTTCCTTCGACACACCATTACCTCTGTTCGCCTAGCCGTCCTGAAGGCTCTCATGACTTTTGCCAACCTGGGCGCCGAGAACTCGCGAGGATGGCTCAATGGAAGGATTCTGCGCCTCATTTTCCAGAACATCCTTGTCGAGCGAGATAGGGAAACGCTGGCCATGTCCCTGGACGTCTGGGCGGCCTTGGTTCGCTCCCTTTCCAAGACTCCCGAGGTCTTGGCGGACGAGTTCGCCGCTCATGTCGAGCCTTTGATGGTACTTACACTGCACCCAATCGGTGTGTCACGGCATCCCTTGCCCATGCCTGCCCATCTTTTCCAGAAGCCCTCAGGCGGTACATACGCGCCAGCCACCGCGACGCCCGCACGAAAGGCGTCTTCCCCCGAGGGTCCCGAAAGAGCGACTAAGCGCCGACGTAAATCTGCAAAGACGGATGACGCCCCTGTTACCTCGCATACCCACGACGTTGATGGTCACATGATTCAAGGAGACGTTGACCTGGTCGGCATGGATACTCTGATCCGATCGCGCGTTTCAGCAGCCAAGGCAATGGGCTTGCTCATGTCCTTCATCCCGTCCTCGAACCTCTCCGAGTATGATCAGCTTCTCTTCGCTGGTCTCTCGGACagggcgtcctcgacgcaGCTCACAGCCTGCATGGTTATTGACGAGTATGCCAAGAATGGACCGGCAACGGAGGGTGCGCAAAGATTCGCGGCGCCTCTGCAAAAGATCATCGAAACGGAACGTCCTGGTCATTACAGCGACCTGGTGAGCTACATGCACAGGGTGCGGTCGCAATGCCAGCAGCTCCTGAACATGTTCCGCGACCACGGCAAGGTATCGAGCGGACGGCTTCCGActcttgccgtccttgtccaGGGCGACGAGCAGGCAGGCCCCGGCGCCTTCTCTATCGCCGTCGCGGACAAGGTCGTTGGCGAAGATTTCGACAAGCTGAAGAAGGTCATGTCGCCAGGACAGCGTTTGGTTGCTAGCCAAATGCTTGGCGAAGCCAGAGAGGTGACtgtctcggccatctccgacgccaaggcggccaaggactCTCGAGATGTGCgcatcaaggccggcgcggcTTGCGCGCTGGTCGCAATCAAGGCGTTGCCCAAGAAGCCCAGCCCGCTGATTAAAGGCATCATGGACAGCAtcaagatggaggagaaCCAGGAGCTTCAAATCCGAGCATCGGCCACCATCGCCAGACTTGTCCAGCTGTTCAACGAGATGGGCCGCCGTGGACCAGCAGACAAGGTCGTTTCCAACCTGATCAAGTTCTCTTGCGTCGAGGTCGCTGAGACCCCAGAGTTCCCTGTTCACGCAAGCAAGACGGACTGCGTGCTCTCGAtgcagaaggaagaggatCGTGTGGACCACGCAGACGCCGCCAAGTGGGCAAAGGAAGCCAAAGCAGCACGAATCACCCGCCGTGGCGCCAAGGAGGCCTTGGAGATACTGGCCCAGACATATGGCGCAGATCTCCTCACTGCGGTACCCACGATCAGAGTCTTTATGGAGGACCCTCTCGTTAAGGCGTTCTCCGGCCCCCTACCGGCAGAGGCAAAGGACCCTGAGAGCACATTCGGACAAGAAATAGTCGACGCCTTGTCCCTCATCCGGACGCTCATGCCAACTCTCGACAAGGCCATACATCCGTTCATCATGGAGAAGGTGCCCTTGATTATCAAGGCCTTGCATTCCGAGTTGTCCGTCTTCCGTTACATGGCCGCCAAGTGTATAGCCACCATTTGCAGCGTCATCACAGTCGAGGGCATGACGGCGCTAGTTGAGAACGTGTTGCCGTCCATTAGCAACCCTGTTGATCTCAACTTCCGCCAAGGTGCCATCGAGGCCATCTACCACTTGATTGCAGTCATGGGCGATTCCATACTTCCTTacgtcatcttcctcatcgttCCCGTTCTGGGCCGCATGAGCGACTCCGATAACGAGATTCGTCTTATTGCGACAACCTCCTTCGCCACTCTCGTCAAGCTCGTGCCCCTTGAGGCTGGCATTCCCGACCCCCCAGGTCTGTCTGAGGAGTTGCTCAAGGGCAGAGATCGCGAAAGAACCTTCATTTCGCAGCTCTTGGACCCGAAGAAGGTGGAATCGTTCCAGATCCCGGTTGCCATCAAGGCAGAACTTCGCTCATACCAGCAAGAAGGTGTCAACTGGCTACACTTCCTCAACAAATATCACTTGCACGGAATTCTTTGCGACGACATGGGTCTTGGCAAGACTTTGCAAACCATTTGCATGGTTGCTAGCGACCATCATCAGCGTGCGGAAGAGTTCGAAAAGACAGGGGCGCCCGATGTCCGACGTCTCCCATCCCTGGTTGTTTGTCCTCCTACGCTGTCCGGCCACTGGCAGCAGGAAATCAAGACTTACGCTCCCTTCCTCAGCGTGACCGCTTACGTCGGCCCGCCTGCGGAGAGAAAATCTATGAAGGACAGCCTGGACAAGACCGATATCGTCGTTACCAGCTATGATGTCTGCCGAAATGACGCGGACGTGCTCGCCAAGTACAACTGGAACTATGTCATTCTAGACGAGGGGCACTTGATCAAGAACCCCAAGGCAAAGATCACGATTGCTGTCAAGAAACTGGCAAGTAACCACCGGTTAATCTTGACTGGCACGCCCATCCAGAATAACGTTTTGGAACTCTGGTCTCTCTTCGACTTTTTGATGCCTGGTTTCCTTGGTGCCGAAAAGGTTTTCCTGGATAGATTCGCCAAGCCCATCGCCGCAAGTCGCTTCAGCAAGGCGTCTTCAAAGGAACAAGAAGCTGGCGCTCTGGCTATTGAAGCACTCCACAAGCAGGTTCTCCCTTTCCTGCTGAGACGTCTCAAGGAGGAGGTGCTCGATGACCTGCCACCCAAGATATTGCAGAACTACTATTGCGATTTGAGCGATCTCCAGAAGAAGCTATTCGACGACTTCACTCGGAAGCAAGGCAAGAAGCTGCAAGAAGAGGCCGGTCGCGAAGACAAGGACGCCAAATCACACATCTTCCAGGCCCTGCAGTATATGCGGAAGCTCTGCAATTCCCCCGCCATGGTCATGAAGCCTGGTCACGGCATGTACGACGAAACGCAACGCATCCTCAGCAAGCAGGGAACCAGCCTCGAGGATCCCGTTCACGCGCCCAAGCTGACCGCTCTGAGAGACCTGCTCGTCGACTGCGGCATTGGCGTGGAAGAGGCCGAGTCAAACGACCCGCTGTACCAGCCGATCAAGCCGCATCGCGCTCTTGTCTTCTGTCAAATGAAGGAGATGCTGGACATGGTTCAGAACACGGTTCTGAAGAGCATGCTGCCAGGCGTCACTTATCTTCGTCTGGACGGTGGGGTTGAAGCCAACAAGAGACAAGACATTGTCAACAAGTTCAACAGCGATCCATCATACGATGTGTTACTCTTGACCACAAGCGTAGGAGGTCTGGGTCTCAACCTGACGGGTGCCGACACGGTCATCTTCGTCGAACATGACTGGAACCCCCAGAAGGATATGCAGGCCATGGACCGAGCTCACCGAATCGGCCAAAAGAAGGTTGTCAACGTATATCGCTTGGTTACCAGAGGCAcgttggaggagaagattCTCAGTCTACAGCGCTTCAAGATCGACGTTGCCTCAACAGTCGTCAATCAGCAAAACGCCGGCTTGGCCACAATGGACACAGATCAGATTCTAGACCTCTTCAATCTGGGAGACACAGGACCCAGTCTCATATCGGACAAGCCGCAGAACGCAAtggagggaagagaggaagacaTGGTGGACATTGAAACGGGCGACGTTGTTACTAGCAAGCAGCCTGGCAAGAAGGCATGGCTTGACGACTTGGGTGATCTCTGGGACAACCGCCAGTACGAAGAGAGTTTCGACCTGGATGGTTTCTTGAAGACGATGCAGTAA